A window of the Rhizobium sp. CB3090 genome harbors these coding sequences:
- a CDS encoding electron transfer flavoprotein subunit beta/FixA family protein, producing the protein MHVVVCIKQVPDSAQIRVHPVTNTIMRQGVPTIINPYDLFALEEALRLRDVHGGEVTAVTMGPPMAEDSLRKALTYGADRAVLLTDRYFAGSDTLATSFALSQAIAKIGETFGAPDIVFTGKQTIDGDTAQVGPGIAKRLDLLQLTYVSKICSLDLDAREIKVDRRSEGGTQMLQSRLPCLITMLEGTNEIRRGSLDDALRAARSQIVKWSAADAGIEDLSKCGLRGSPTVVKRVFAPTARVEKAEQITTTDKALSDVADELIVEIFSRQPALEHELAFDASA; encoded by the coding sequence ATGCACGTCGTAGTCTGTATCAAGCAGGTGCCGGACTCAGCACAGATTCGCGTCCATCCGGTAACGAACACGATCATGCGCCAGGGCGTGCCGACCATCATAAATCCTTATGATCTATTCGCCCTTGAAGAAGCACTGCGGTTGCGTGACGTCCATGGCGGCGAGGTCACTGCGGTCACGATGGGCCCGCCGATGGCAGAGGATTCGTTGCGCAAGGCGCTTACTTACGGTGCGGATCGGGCGGTATTGTTGACCGACCGCTATTTTGCCGGATCCGATACCCTGGCGACTTCCTTTGCTTTGTCGCAGGCGATCGCAAAAATCGGCGAGACCTTCGGCGCCCCGGACATCGTCTTCACGGGCAAGCAGACGATCGACGGCGACACTGCCCAGGTCGGGCCGGGCATCGCCAAGCGCCTCGACCTCCTGCAACTCACTTACGTTTCAAAGATTTGCTCCCTCGATCTCGATGCGCGTGAAATTAAGGTCGATCGCCGTTCGGAAGGGGGGACGCAAATGCTGCAGAGCAGGCTTCCCTGCCTCATCACCATGCTGGAAGGCACCAACGAAATCCGGCGCGGCTCGCTTGATGACGCGCTACGCGCTGCACGCAGTCAGATCGTAAAATGGAGCGCGGCCGACGCCGGCATCGAGGACCTCAGCAAATGTGGACTGCGTGGTTCGCCGACGGTCGTCAAACGCGTCTTTGCCCCGACAGCAAGGGTGGAAAAGGCGGAGCAAATCACCACCACCGATAAGGCGCTGAGCGATGTTGCCGATGAGTTGATTGTCGAAATCTTCTCTCGTCAGCCGGCGCTCGAACACGAACTCGCCTTCGACGCCAGCGCATAA
- the nifW gene encoding nitrogenase stabilizing/protective protein NifW yields the protein MNSYCNVSPSSDTAQILARLKNLSAAEEFFALLDVAYDPKVLDVSRLHILKRMGQYLAEEDFSDLPEQVIAARARAILERAYEDFATSSPLAHRVFKVLKDHSPATPARPGHTFVSFDSILKHFDKE from the coding sequence ATGAACAGTTATTGCAACGTCAGCCCAAGCAGCGATACGGCCCAAATCCTCGCGCGATTGAAAAATCTGTCGGCGGCGGAGGAATTTTTCGCGCTGCTTGACGTCGCCTATGATCCCAAGGTGCTTGACGTCTCGCGGCTTCACATCCTGAAGCGAATGGGGCAATACCTCGCCGAAGAGGATTTCTCCGATCTTCCGGAACAGGTGATTGCGGCCAGGGCACGCGCCATCCTTGAACGCGCCTACGAGGATTTTGCGACGTCCTCGCCACTTGCGCACCGTGTCTTCAAGGTACTCAAAGACCACAGTCCGGCCACGCCCGCCCGACCGGGTCACACCTTCGTTTCATTCGATTCCATCCTGAAGCATTTCGACAAGGAATGA
- a CDS encoding electron transfer flavoprotein subunit alpha/FixB family protein yields the protein MTLTANQETPPPAVGRAGMKKELPEQFKDYRHVWVFIEVERENIHPVSFELLGEGRKLADKLGVKLAGVVLGPPGDATQQAIAEAFAYGADVAYLVEHPLLADYRNEPFTKALTNLVATYKPEILLLGATTLGRDLAGSVATTLLTGLTADCTELDVDADGSLAATRPTFGGSLLCTIYTLNCRPQMATVRPRVMAMPQRMNKPIGCVIQHGVPMLEEEIVTKVLGFLSDVQSTNSNLAYADVVVGGGLGLGTSENLKLVKNLARVIGAEYGCSRPLVQKGWMPADRQIGQTGKTIRPKLYIAAGISGAIQHRVGVGGADLIVAINTDPNAPIFDFAHLGVVTDAIRFLPALTDVFTHRLSPHSRDKLAN from the coding sequence ATGACGTTGACCGCAAATCAAGAAACGCCGCCCCCTGCCGTCGGCCGCGCGGGTATGAAGAAAGAGCTGCCCGAGCAATTCAAGGACTACCGGCACGTTTGGGTCTTCATCGAAGTGGAGCGCGAAAATATCCACCCCGTCTCCTTCGAACTGCTGGGAGAAGGCCGCAAGCTAGCGGACAAGCTTGGCGTCAAGCTCGCAGGTGTCGTGCTCGGACCTCCGGGGGATGCCACGCAGCAGGCCATTGCAGAGGCGTTTGCCTATGGCGCCGACGTTGCCTATCTCGTGGAGCACCCCCTGCTCGCAGACTATAGGAACGAGCCCTTCACCAAAGCTCTGACAAATCTGGTTGCCACTTACAAACCCGAGATCCTGCTTCTGGGTGCGACGACGCTTGGTCGCGACCTTGCCGGTTCCGTGGCGACGACCCTGTTGACGGGGCTCACTGCGGACTGCACCGAACTCGATGTGGATGCGGACGGTTCGCTTGCCGCAACGCGGCCGACTTTCGGCGGCTCTCTATTATGCACAATCTACACGCTCAACTGCCGACCGCAGATGGCGACAGTGCGGCCGCGCGTCATGGCGATGCCGCAGCGCATGAACAAGCCGATTGGCTGCGTCATTCAGCATGGGGTCCCGATGCTCGAGGAGGAGATCGTCACCAAAGTCCTCGGGTTTCTTTCCGACGTGCAATCGACAAATTCCAATCTCGCCTATGCCGATGTGGTGGTGGGCGGGGGCCTTGGTCTCGGAACATCGGAGAACCTGAAGCTTGTAAAGAACCTCGCGCGGGTAATTGGAGCCGAATACGGCTGCTCACGGCCGCTGGTCCAGAAAGGCTGGATGCCGGCTGATCGGCAGATCGGGCAAACCGGCAAGACTATCCGGCCGAAGCTCTATATAGCGGCCGGGATTTCCGGCGCCATTCAGCACCGGGTTGGCGTCGGGGGGGCTGATCTCATTGTCGCGATCAACACTGACCCGAACGCGCCGATTTTCGACTTCGCCCACCTTGGCGTCGTGACGGATGCGATCCGCTTCTTGCCGGCCCTCACTGATGTTTTCACCCATCGGCTGTCGCCGCACAGTCGCGATAAGCTTGCGAATTAG